The Salegentibacter mishustinae genome includes a window with the following:
- a CDS encoding efflux RND transporter periplasmic adaptor subunit, with amino-acid sequence MDKRKIILSFIGVLLIVLAAFGAKAIIDSNVKEVPEKSKVVKNVFVETVENRNVPIVVPANGNVTALKKLELFSEVQGIFQRSSKDFRPGQRYKRGQVLLSINSEEYAASVRSAKSELFNNITSIMPDLRLDYPDSFQKWQDYLNDFDVNSTVKPLPEPDSDKEKYFITGRGIQSAYYEIKNLEERLRKFNIVAPFDGVLTEAAVNLGTLVRPGQKLGEFIDPSVYELEVAVAKKFSDLLKIGEDVALQDLDGNQTYTGKVSRINARVDRASQTIQVFIRIENPEIREGMYLEAKLDARDEENAIEIPRELLIDRSKVYIVKDSTLVLEEIDPVYFSSNKVVIKGLEEGEKMVSAPVPGAYPGMKVQIQNKKDTAKAEEL; translated from the coding sequence ATGGATAAACGCAAAATCATTCTTTCTTTTATTGGAGTATTACTCATTGTTTTGGCTGCTTTTGGTGCAAAGGCCATTATTGATAGTAATGTAAAAGAAGTACCGGAAAAGAGCAAAGTTGTAAAAAATGTATTTGTAGAAACGGTAGAAAATCGCAATGTGCCTATTGTTGTGCCCGCTAATGGGAATGTAACGGCACTCAAAAAACTGGAGCTTTTTTCTGAAGTACAGGGGATTTTTCAGCGAAGCAGTAAAGATTTTAGACCGGGGCAACGTTATAAACGGGGGCAGGTACTTTTAAGTATAAATTCAGAAGAATACGCAGCCAGTGTGCGTTCGGCTAAAAGTGAATTATTCAATAATATCACTTCCATTATGCCAGATCTTCGATTAGATTATCCAGATTCATTTCAGAAATGGCAGGACTACCTGAATGATTTCGATGTAAATAGTACCGTAAAACCATTACCGGAACCGGATTCAGATAAAGAAAAATATTTTATTACCGGCCGCGGAATCCAATCGGCTTATTACGAAATCAAAAACCTGGAAGAACGCCTTCGAAAGTTTAATATCGTAGCACCCTTTGATGGAGTTTTGACCGAAGCTGCTGTGAATTTAGGTACCCTAGTTAGGCCGGGCCAGAAACTTGGAGAATTTATAGACCCTTCGGTATATGAACTCGAAGTTGCCGTGGCAAAAAAGTTTTCAGATCTATTAAAAATTGGGGAAGATGTTGCTTTGCAAGATCTTGATGGCAATCAAACTTACACAGGTAAGGTAAGCCGAATAAACGCCAGGGTAGATCGTGCTTCACAAACCATTCAGGTTTTTATTAGGATTGAAAATCCAGAGATTAGGGAAGGAATGTACCTGGAAGCAAAATTAGATGCCCGGGATGAAGAGAATGCGATAGAAATTCCCAGAGAACTTCTAATAGATCGTTCTAAAGTGTATATTGTAAAAGATAGCACCCTGGTTTTAGAAGAGATTGATCCTGTTTATTTTTCGAGCAATAAAGTGGTGATAAAAGGCCTGGAAGAAGGTGAGAAGATGGTTTCTGCTCCTGTTCCCGGTGCTTACCCTGGAATGAAAGTGCAGATTCAAAACAAAAAAGACACTGCTAAAGCCGAGGAACTTTGA
- a CDS encoding ABC-F family ATP-binding cassette domain-containing protein, translating into MLNIHNLSVSFGGEYLFEEITFRLGAGDRVGLIGKNGAGKSTMLKILAREQEYDEGQIARDKELNIGFLKQDIDFEQGRTVLEEAQQAFEEIKKLEKQIDDINHQLATRTDYESESYTQLIQDLSEITHTYEIIGGYNYEGDTEKVLIGLGFQREQFDKLTETFSGGWRMRIELAKLLLQDNDILLLDEPTNHLDIESIIWLENFLNNYSGCVVIVSHDKMFLDNVTNRTIEISLGQIYDFNKPYSKYLVLREELREQQLAAQKNQQKEIETTEKLIEKFRAKASKASMAQSLIKKLDKINRIEVDEDDNAVMNVSFPLSIQPGKVVIEAENIGKAYGDNQVLKGIDLLIERGSKIAFVGQNGQGKTTLAKIIIDEISHEGNLKLGHNVQLGYFAQNQADYLDGEKTVHEIMIDAANEKNRSKVRDMLGSFLFRGDEVDKKVKVLSGGERNRLALCKLMLQPFNVLIMDEPTNHLDIKSKNVLKEALNRFEGTLIIVSHDRDFLQNLTNKVYEFKDTKIKEYLGDINYFLEQRKLEDMRSIEKKEKAAKVQKDAAGSTNKKAYKDQKKVKSLKNKLSNTESKITKLEKDLEARDMELATSYDEVVAKPGYLDKYKTKKKELNSLMQEWEDIQERLDGLE; encoded by the coding sequence ATGCTTAATATTCATAACCTCTCTGTTTCTTTTGGCGGAGAATATCTTTTTGAAGAAATAACCTTTAGACTTGGAGCGGGAGATCGTGTGGGTTTAATTGGAAAGAATGGTGCCGGTAAATCTACAATGCTTAAAATACTTGCCAGAGAACAAGAGTATGACGAAGGCCAAATCGCCAGAGATAAAGAACTGAATATTGGTTTTTTAAAGCAGGATATTGATTTTGAACAGGGCCGAACTGTTTTAGAAGAAGCGCAACAGGCCTTTGAGGAAATAAAAAAACTTGAAAAGCAAATAGATGATATTAACCATCAATTAGCTACAAGAACCGATTACGAAAGTGAATCGTATACTCAGCTTATTCAGGATTTAAGTGAGATTACACATACCTACGAGATAATTGGAGGTTATAATTATGAAGGCGATACCGAAAAAGTATTAATAGGACTTGGTTTTCAGCGAGAGCAATTTGATAAACTTACCGAAACTTTCTCGGGAGGTTGGAGAATGAGAATAGAACTCGCAAAACTTTTACTTCAAGATAATGATATTCTTTTGCTGGATGAGCCTACCAACCACCTGGATATTGAAAGTATTATCTGGCTGGAGAACTTCCTTAATAATTATTCGGGCTGCGTGGTAATTGTTTCTCACGATAAAATGTTCCTGGATAATGTGACCAATAGAACCATAGAAATTTCACTTGGGCAGATTTATGATTTCAATAAACCTTATTCAAAGTACCTGGTGCTTAGAGAGGAATTAAGAGAACAACAACTCGCCGCGCAGAAGAATCAGCAAAAGGAAATTGAAACTACTGAAAAGCTTATTGAAAAGTTCCGTGCAAAAGCTTCAAAAGCTTCTATGGCGCAATCGCTTATCAAAAAACTGGATAAGATAAATCGCATAGAGGTAGATGAAGACGATAACGCGGTGATGAATGTGAGTTTTCCGCTTTCCATTCAACCCGGAAAAGTAGTAATTGAAGCCGAAAATATTGGCAAGGCCTATGGGGATAACCAGGTTTTAAAAGGAATTGATCTTTTAATAGAACGGGGTAGTAAAATTGCTTTTGTAGGTCAAAACGGACAGGGTAAAACCACGCTAGCGAAGATTATAATTGATGAAATTTCTCATGAAGGGAATTTAAAGCTGGGCCATAATGTGCAGCTGGGTTATTTTGCGCAAAACCAGGCAGATTACCTGGATGGTGAAAAAACCGTGCACGAGATTATGATCGATGCTGCCAACGAAAAGAACCGGAGCAAGGTTCGGGATATGTTGGGTTCTTTCCTTTTTAGAGGAGATGAAGTAGATAAAAAGGTAAAAGTCCTATCGGGTGGTGAAAGAAACCGGTTAGCGCTCTGTAAACTAATGTTACAGCCCTTTAACGTGCTTATTATGGATGAGCCTACCAATCACCTTGACATTAAATCTAAGAACGTCTTAAAGGAAGCATTAAATAGGTTTGAAGGTACTTTAATTATTGTTTCTCACGATAGAGATTTCTTGCAAAATCTAACCAATAAGGTTTACGAATTTAAGGATACGAAGATCAAGGAATATCTGGGAGATATTAATTACTTCTTAGAGCAGCGCAAGCTGGAAGATATGCGTAGTATAGAGAAAAAGGAAAAAGCGGCTAAAGTACAAAAAGACGCTGCCGGCTCTACCAATAAAAAAGCCTACAAAGACCAAAAGAAGGTGAAATCTTTAAAAAATAAACTTAGTAATACTGAATCTAAAATCACCAAGCTGGAGAAAGATCTGGAAGCACGTGATATGGAATTAGCTACGAGTTATGATGAAGTTGTGGCGAAACCAGGGTATTTAGATAAGTATAAAACCAAAAAGAAAGAACTGAATTCCCTGATGCAGGAATGGGAAGATATCCAGGAGCGTTTAGATGGTTTAGAATAG
- a CDS encoding DUF983 domain-containing protein, translating into MNFLKGTKLYSILTGTCPVCHEESMYKESNPYILNRVFDMHEHCSNCGTKYKIEPSFFFGAMYVSYAVGIAFAVAAFVIAYFFLGGGLMTSFWVIIGTLVVFMPLIIRLSRNIWINFFLHYKPSAGKN; encoded by the coding sequence ATGAATTTTTTAAAAGGAACTAAACTTTATAGTATTCTTACTGGAACCTGCCCGGTGTGCCACGAAGAAAGTATGTATAAGGAAAGCAATCCCTATATATTGAACCGCGTTTTTGATATGCACGAGCACTGTTCTAACTGCGGCACTAAGTATAAAATAGAACCTTCGTTCTTTTTTGGAGCTATGTATGTAAGTTATGCCGTTGGAATTGCTTTTGCCGTTGCCGCCTTTGTAATCGCCTATTTTTTTCTTGGCGGTGGCTTAATGACCTCATTTTGGGTTATTATAGGAACCCTTGTTGTATTTATGCCACTAATTATAAGATTATCGCGTAATATTTGGATCAATTTCTTTCTACACTATAAACCAAGTGCCGGTAAGAATTAA
- a CDS encoding NAD(P)/FAD-dependent oxidoreductase has translation MLDYIVVGLGLSGIAISRNLERRNRQFVVFEDSSQKSSLVAGGLFNPVILKRFTLAWNANEHMKVAIPFYKELEAKLQTKIVYPIDIYRKFFSAEEQNNWFEAADKPLLSEYLDTDLVKEINACIPSEFSFGRVRQTGVIDTDVLISEYRNYLKNEDKIKFERFDYNELQNSEDWVSYKGISARKIIFCEGFGMQHNPFFNYLPLRGNKGEYLTIYSEELQLEEAVKSSVFIIPLGNNLYKVGATYNNQDKDPQPSEEAREELENKLAKLINCKFEIVDQSAGIRPASKDRKPMLGRHPEYKNLYCCNGFGSRGVLISPSVSEQLIELAENDVQLASEIDLQRFSKLTRSKHPKHS, from the coding sequence ATGTTAGATTATATAGTAGTTGGATTAGGTTTAAGTGGGATTGCAATAAGCCGTAACCTTGAGAGAAGGAACAGGCAATTTGTAGTTTTTGAAGACAGTTCTCAAAAGTCTTCTCTTGTTGCAGGAGGATTGTTCAATCCTGTAATTCTTAAACGGTTTACGTTAGCCTGGAATGCGAATGAGCATATGAAGGTTGCGATTCCTTTTTATAAGGAATTGGAAGCAAAATTACAGACCAAGATCGTTTATCCAATAGATATCTATAGAAAATTCTTTTCTGCTGAAGAACAAAATAACTGGTTTGAAGCGGCAGACAAACCATTACTTTCAGAATATTTAGATACCGATCTGGTTAAAGAAATTAATGCCTGTATTCCCTCGGAATTCTCATTTGGAAGAGTGCGTCAAACCGGCGTTATTGATACCGATGTTTTAATAAGTGAATACCGGAATTATTTAAAAAATGAGGATAAAATCAAATTTGAAAGATTTGATTACAATGAACTTCAAAATAGTGAGGATTGGGTAAGCTATAAAGGTATTTCAGCAAGGAAAATTATCTTTTGCGAAGGTTTTGGAATGCAACATAATCCTTTCTTTAATTATCTTCCGCTGCGCGGAAATAAAGGGGAGTACCTCACCATTTATTCGGAAGAATTGCAGCTTGAAGAAGCCGTAAAATCATCGGTTTTTATTATTCCGCTAGGGAATAATTTATATAAAGTGGGGGCAACTTATAATAACCAGGATAAAGATCCTCAGCCCAGCGAAGAGGCCAGGGAAGAACTTGAAAACAAATTAGCAAAATTGATAAATTGCAAGTTTGAAATAGTAGATCAGTCAGCCGGAATTAGGCCTGCCAGTAAGGATAGAAAACCAATGCTGGGAAGGCATCCGGAATATAAAAATCTTTACTGCTGTAATGGTTTTGGAAGTAGAGGCGTACTTATTTCACCTTCGGTTTCAGAACAACTCATTGAGTTAGCAGAAAACGATGTTCAGCTTGCGTCTGAAATAGATTTGCAAAGATTCAGTAAACTAACTCGAAGCAAGCACCCAAAGCACTCATAG
- the porN gene encoding type IX secretion system ring subunit PorN/GldN → MSWRGFLLNASVLVFTVASYGQANILNANSPEEIGKKTEAQIQSDINDKPLEYGYIEDRDVLWSKNVWEKIDLDERVNFPLYYPIDTNNIGNNRRALYDVLVSAIKSGKIKNIYADSYFTEKRTLKDIQATISKVDTTDLGIEQYNAGEEVDAQFIDRRDLGAADIAEYHIRGMWYFDKRQAEMKYRLLGIAPVAPDVNFIDSGQTDLVELFWIWFPDAREVLHENKAFTGSSSAQTVTFDHLLNSRRFDAMIYKEDNVYGDREVDEYIVDNAFMELLEAQRIKEQIRNFELDMWNY, encoded by the coding sequence ATGAGTTGGAGAGGATTTTTATTGAATGCTTCGGTGTTGGTTTTTACGGTAGCATCTTATGGGCAGGCAAATATTTTAAATGCCAATAGCCCCGAGGAGATTGGTAAAAAAACCGAAGCCCAGATTCAAAGTGACATTAATGATAAGCCACTTGAATATGGATACATTGAAGATCGCGATGTGTTATGGTCTAAAAACGTATGGGAAAAAATTGATCTTGATGAAAGAGTAAATTTCCCATTGTATTATCCAATAGATACCAATAATATTGGGAATAATCGCCGTGCACTTTATGATGTTTTAGTTTCTGCTATTAAAAGTGGAAAGATCAAAAATATCTATGCCGATTCTTATTTTACTGAAAAACGTACTTTAAAAGATATTCAGGCTACCATATCTAAAGTAGATACTACAGATCTTGGTATCGAGCAGTATAATGCCGGAGAGGAAGTAGATGCTCAATTTATTGATCGTAGAGATCTTGGTGCTGCTGATATCGCTGAATATCATATTCGTGGAATGTGGTATTTTGATAAACGCCAGGCAGAGATGAAATATCGTCTTTTGGGAATAGCACCCGTTGCTCCAGATGTTAACTTTATCGATTCTGGTCAAACAGATCTAGTTGAGCTTTTTTGGATCTGGTTCCCTGATGCAAGGGAAGTTTTACACGAAAACAAAGCCTTTACCGGAAGCAGCTCTGCGCAGACTGTCACTTTTGATCATTTACTGAATTCAAGAAGGTTTGATGCGATGATCTATAAAGAAGACAACGTTTATGGAGATCGTGAAGTAGATGAATATATTGTAGATAATGCTTTTATGGAGCTTCTTGAAGCCCAACGCATCAAAGAACAAATACGAAATTTTGAACTTGATATGTGGAATTACTAA
- the porM gene encoding type IX secretion system motor protein PorM/GldM — protein MASGKQTPRQKMINLMYLVFIAMMALNMSKEVLTAFGQMNEDLEESNATTSQRNDMAMAGLAAKAEEQPAKYEELKAKAEQISTLSDNLYTTVGNLKDELLADFEGEEKTNYESMDRADKLDNLFFASGRVTPRGEEFVAAIDNYRNEVLAVLGDRFPQIRSKVANDFSTEEVTNNENVTKPWLMYNYQGFPLIASLTKLTQIQSDIRTTENDILSAMLEGQLQSDVSLTNYQAIVVPEKTAFFSGENFKGKVVLGRVDPTLKFENVTINGNNVESTQAGQVMLDFPAGNVGEKEINGELQFKEGDSIVRIPINSSYAVIPKPNSAVISADKMNVLYRGVQNPMTISIPGVGSISAQAPGLSPAGGAGQYVMNVTSLQAREVAINVSGKLPGGETVSDSKTFRIKDIPTPVGTVRGEDGTVKMQRNSLEISTISANLPDFDFNLDLNVSGFSFKVMGQPTIRVNGNKLDSSAKAALRRAGRGETVQIFDIQAGIAGNSSYKLKKVSPVIVELTN, from the coding sequence ATGGCGTCTGGAAAACAAACACCAAGACAGAAGATGATTAACCTGATGTATTTGGTATTCATCGCGATGATGGCACTAAATATGTCTAAGGAAGTATTAACAGCCTTTGGTCAAATGAATGAAGACCTTGAGGAATCTAATGCGACCACATCTCAACGTAACGATATGGCAATGGCCGGTTTAGCCGCTAAAGCCGAAGAACAACCTGCAAAATACGAAGAATTAAAAGCTAAAGCGGAACAAATTAGTACGCTTTCTGATAATTTGTATACTACTGTAGGTAATCTTAAAGACGAATTATTAGCCGATTTTGAAGGTGAGGAAAAGACCAATTATGAGTCTATGGATCGCGCCGATAAACTTGATAACTTGTTTTTTGCAAGTGGTAGAGTAACTCCAAGAGGAGAAGAATTTGTGGCTGCAATAGATAATTATAGAAATGAAGTACTTGCTGTTTTAGGAGATAGATTTCCACAAATTAGAAGTAAAGTAGCTAACGATTTTTCTACGGAAGAAGTAACTAATAACGAAAATGTAACTAAACCATGGTTGATGTACAACTATCAGGGGTTTCCGTTAATTGCTTCGCTTACAAAATTAACGCAGATACAATCTGATATTAGAACAACCGAAAACGATATTTTGTCTGCAATGCTTGAAGGGCAGCTGCAAAGTGATGTTTCTTTAACGAACTACCAGGCGATCGTAGTACCAGAAAAGACGGCTTTCTTTAGTGGAGAGAACTTTAAAGGTAAAGTTGTTTTAGGTCGTGTAGATCCTACTTTAAAATTCGAAAACGTTACTATTAACGGTAATAATGTAGAAAGTACTCAGGCTGGCCAGGTAATGTTAGATTTCCCTGCTGGAAATGTAGGAGAAAAGGAGATCAATGGTGAGCTTCAGTTTAAAGAAGGAGATTCTATTGTAAGAATTCCGATTAATAGTTCTTACGCAGTTATTCCAAAACCGAATTCAGCAGTTATTTCAGCTGATAAAATGAATGTGCTTTATCGTGGGGTTCAAAACCCAATGACAATTTCTATTCCTGGAGTTGGTAGTATTAGCGCGCAGGCTCCCGGTCTTTCACCTGCAGGTGGAGCTGGGCAATATGTAATGAACGTTACAAGCTTGCAGGCTAGAGAGGTTGCTATTAATGTAAGCGGTAAACTTCCAGGTGGAGAAACTGTTTCAGATAGTAAAACCTTTAGAATAAAAGATATTCCAACCCCGGTAGGAACCGTAAGAGGAGAAGACGGTACGGTTAAAATGCAACGTAATAGTTTAGAAATCTCTACTATTAGTGCAAACCTTCCAGACTTTGACTTTAATCTTGATCTTAATGTGTCTGGATTTAGTTTTAAAGTAATGGGGCAACCTACTATAAGGGTTAATGGTAATAAATTAGATAGCAGTGCCAAAGCAGCTCTAAGAAGAGCCGGTAGAGGTGAAACTGTACAGATTTTCGATATTCAGGCTGGGATCGCTGGTAACTCAAGTTACAAGCTTAAAAAGGTCTCTCCTGTTATTGTCGAGTTGACAAACTAA
- the porL gene encoding type IX secretion system motor protein PorL/GldL, which translates to MAKSNSTKRITNMVYGLGASVVILGALFKIMHWPFANPMLIAGLVVEAFVFAYSAFEPTDDDLDWSLVYPELAGGQGTRRSATVIEENKETQGQLSKKLDEMLKEAKIDANLMHSLGDSIRNFEGAAKGIAPTVDAMASQKKYSEELTTAATQMETLNNIYKAQVESVSRQAEINQEVAKNAGKLNQEMGSLAANLSSLNGVYGGMLTAMNGKPSMATN; encoded by the coding sequence ATGGCAAAATCAAATTCAACTAAGAGAATAACTAACATGGTGTACGGTTTAGGTGCATCAGTTGTAATATTAGGTGCACTTTTTAAAATTATGCACTGGCCATTTGCAAACCCTATGCTTATTGCAGGTCTTGTAGTAGAAGCTTTTGTATTCGCATACTCTGCTTTTGAACCAACAGATGACGATCTTGACTGGTCTTTAGTTTATCCTGAATTGGCCGGTGGACAGGGAACTCGGCGTAGCGCAACAGTAATTGAAGAAAACAAAGAAACTCAGGGCCAACTTTCTAAGAAATTAGATGAAATGCTTAAGGAAGCTAAGATAGATGCAAATTTAATGCATAGTCTTGGAGATAGCATTCGTAATTTTGAAGGAGCAGCAAAAGGAATTGCTCCAACCGTAGATGCAATGGCTTCTCAAAAGAAATACAGCGAAGAACTTACTACCGCTGCGACTCAAATGGAGACTTTAAATAATATTTATAAGGCTCAGGTAGAATCGGTTTCTCGCCAGGCAGAAATCAACCAGGAAGTTGCAAAGAATGCCGGGAAGTTAAACCAGGAAATGGGATCACTTGCTGCTAACCTTTCCTCTTTAAATGGAGTTTATGGTGGTATGCTTACTGCTATGAATGGTAAGCCTAGCATGGCGACTAATTAG
- the porK gene encoding T9SS ring complex lipoprotein PorK/GldK — translation MKKFISLIAVLALLSSCGRGDRGQLVGAKGEKWNPEKPLGMTLIPGGAFIMGKSDDDIAGQRNAPPKTVTVRSFYMDETEITNAEYRQFVNYVKDSIVRTELAIMAENMGETEGSDGIGEYAFLDTDEADMTPYEEYMLNTYGQGGASDTYENRRLNKDIDIIWDTEDYPDVYYAEVMDMMYIPMEEVYNGQRTIDVEKLKFTYTWMDVQGAAKEQGNRSNFIKREEIPVYPDTTVWIRDFNYSYNEPMHNDYFWHSAFDDYPVVGVTWRQARAFAQWRTLYHNYYRREKGDHNVPSYRLPTEGEWEYAARGGLEGATYPWGGPYAKNDRGCFMANFKPLRGDYAADQALYTVEAKSYDPNDYGLYNMAGNVGEWVNSSYDPASYEYMSSMNPTVNNPDDMRKVVRGGSWKDVAYFLQVSSRDYEYADSARSYIGFRTVQDYLGTDVTLNQPNR, via the coding sequence ATGAAGAAATTTATTTCGCTAATAGCTGTTCTAGCCTTGCTTTCAAGCTGTGGGCGTGGAGATCGTGGACAGCTGGTTGGTGCGAAAGGGGAGAAGTGGAATCCGGAGAAACCTTTAGGGATGACATTAATTCCCGGAGGTGCTTTTATTATGGGTAAGTCTGACGATGATATCGCAGGCCAACGTAATGCGCCCCCAAAAACGGTGACCGTGCGTTCTTTTTATATGGACGAAACCGAAATTACCAATGCCGAATATCGCCAGTTTGTTAATTATGTGAAAGATTCTATTGTTAGAACTGAATTGGCTATTATGGCCGAAAATATGGGTGAAACAGAGGGTTCTGACGGAATTGGTGAGTACGCATTTTTAGACACCGATGAAGCCGATATGACACCGTATGAAGAATACATGCTGAATACTTATGGCCAGGGTGGAGCTTCAGATACTTACGAAAATCGTCGCCTAAACAAAGACATCGATATTATTTGGGATACCGAAGATTATCCAGATGTATATTACGCCGAAGTAATGGATATGATGTATATCCCGATGGAAGAGGTGTATAACGGGCAACGTACCATTGATGTTGAAAAATTAAAATTCACTTATACCTGGATGGATGTTCAGGGTGCTGCTAAAGAGCAGGGCAATAGAAGTAATTTTATAAAGAGAGAAGAAATTCCGGTTTATCCAGATACAACTGTTTGGATTAGGGATTTTAATTATTCCTATAACGAGCCTATGCACAACGATTATTTTTGGCATAGTGCTTTTGATGATTATCCGGTAGTAGGTGTTACCTGGAGGCAGGCAAGAGCTTTTGCGCAATGGAGAACCTTATATCATAATTACTACCGAAGAGAAAAAGGAGATCACAATGTGCCTTCTTACCGTTTGCCAACCGAGGGGGAATGGGAATATGCTGCCCGTGGTGGTTTAGAAGGAGCTACATACCCTTGGGGTGGTCCTTATGCTAAAAATGATCGTGGATGCTTTATGGCTAACTTTAAACCTTTAAGAGGTGATTATGCGGCAGATCAGGCTTTATACACGGTAGAAGCAAAATCTTACGATCCTAACGATTATGGCTTATACAATATGGCCGGAAATGTTGGGGAGTGGGTGAATTCTTCTTACGATCCAGCATCTTACGAATATATGTCTTCAATGAACCCAACCGTAAATAATCCTGACGATATGCGAAAAGTAGTTCGTGGAGGTTCCTGGAAGGATGTTGCTTATTTCCTTCAGGTGAGCTCAAGAGATTACGAATATGCAGATTCAGCTAGAAGCTACATTGGCTTTAGAACAGTTCAGGATTACCTCGGAACAGATGTTACCCTAAATCAACCTAACAGATAA
- a CDS encoding formimidoylglutamase: MDLDFLSPLSEDLLREIAGFGEHSLGNSVKKHTIAQGLPDLEGVQMAIVGIKENRLGEEIDFLDFVDVRKAFYSLFPGNWHVNIADLGDIEKGETVEDTYFAVQTLVAQLVKKDVIPVLLGGSQDLVYAQYRAYDTLDQMVNLVNIDSRFDLGDAESPISNRSYISKIVVNQPYNLFNYSNIGYQTYFNSQDEIELMERLFFDAYRLGEVSNNFKLVEPVMRDANMVAIDLSAVSAPSSGSRDIASPNGFDGKEICALARYAGISDKVSSFGIYEYDNLKFGNLGAMLMAQMMWYFAEGINYRTNENIISAKKEFIKYQVPIDDEILVFYKSPVSGRWWIEIPFLAHVDTKLKRSTLLPCSEEDYLEACNQVIPERWYKAKRKNEV, from the coding sequence ATGGATTTAGATTTTCTGAGTCCCCTTTCTGAAGATTTGCTAAGAGAAATTGCCGGTTTTGGTGAACATTCCCTTGGAAATTCAGTTAAGAAACATACTATTGCTCAAGGTTTGCCAGACCTGGAAGGTGTACAAATGGCCATTGTTGGTATTAAAGAAAACCGACTTGGTGAAGAAATAGACTTTCTTGATTTTGTTGATGTGAGAAAGGCTTTTTATAGTTTATTTCCCGGAAACTGGCACGTTAATATTGCCGATCTCGGGGATATTGAAAAAGGAGAAACCGTAGAAGATACTTATTTTGCGGTGCAAACCCTGGTGGCGCAATTAGTGAAAAAAGATGTGATTCCCGTGCTTTTGGGCGGAAGTCAGGATTTGGTTTACGCACAATACCGTGCTTACGACACTTTAGACCAAATGGTAAATCTTGTAAATATAGATAGCCGTTTTGATTTGGGAGATGCTGAAAGCCCAATTAGTAACAGGTCTTACATTAGTAAAATAGTGGTGAATCAACCCTATAATTTGTTTAATTATTCGAATATTGGTTATCAAACTTATTTTAACTCGCAAGACGAAATAGAGCTGATGGAACGTCTCTTTTTCGATGCATATCGTTTAGGTGAGGTGAGTAATAATTTCAAATTGGTAGAGCCGGTAATGCGTGATGCAAATATGGTAGCTATAGATTTATCTGCGGTTAGTGCGCCCTCTTCCGGCTCAAGAGATATTGCTTCGCCTAACGGATTTGACGGTAAAGAAATTTGCGCTCTTGCTCGCTACGCCGGGATTAGTGACAAAGTGAGCTCTTTCGGGATTTACGAATATGATAACCTTAAATTCGGGAATTTAGGAGCTATGTTAATGGCACAAATGATGTGGTATTTTGCAGAAGGTATAAATTACCGTACTAATGAAAATATTATTTCGGCAAAAAAAGAGTTTATAAAGTATCAGGTGCCCATAGACGATGAGATTTTAGTGTTCTACAAAAGTCCCGTAAGTGGTAGGTGGTGGATAGAAATTCCGTTTCTTGCGCACGTAGATACTAAATTGAAAAGAAGTACGTTATTACCTTGCAGCGAAGAAGATTATTTAGAGGCCTGCAATCAGGTAATTCCTGAAAGATGGTACAAAGCAAAAAGAAAAAACGAAGTTTAA